The following proteins come from a genomic window of Thermodesulfobacteriota bacterium:
- a CDS encoding DNA cytosine methyltransferase, with amino-acid sequence MKQAKKIKTLKIEKSDYVSSDIAFSYPYTNYKLRHVNSRKEVGSSMRRNGRLPFLDFFAGSGLVSEGLKAYFTPVWANDISEKKAAVFTANHPKGIFKLGPIEDVKGSELPPAFLSWGSFPCQDLSLAGNMGGLSKKRSGLVWEWFRVMDEMTIKPSIVVAENVVGLISMSNGVHYRQLHEAFIERGYKVGAVIIDASYWVPQSRKRVFVIAVNKNMDTSEFESIHPIWCHPVSLQNAAKSLSKWIWWRIPQPSSRSINLEDIVDLDASTYDDRRNTQILNLIPERHREKIEIAYRKGHSIFPGYKRIRNGRQVLELRFDSTAGCLRTPQGGSSRQFLVIRQNGSWKTRLITVREAARLMGVRDSYKIPGSYNDGYLAMGDAVAVPVTRYIARYLLSPLAYSADT; translated from the coding sequence ATGAAACAAGCAAAAAAGATAAAGACGCTTAAGATTGAAAAGTCTGATTATGTATCTTCAGACATTGCCTTTTCGTATCCATATACAAACTATAAACTTCGACATGTCAACAGTCGAAAAGAAGTAGGTAGTTCTATGCGAAGAAATGGCCGATTACCTTTCTTAGATTTTTTTGCTGGAAGCGGTCTAGTTAGTGAGGGGCTTAAAGCTTATTTTACTCCGGTTTGGGCCAACGATATTTCAGAAAAGAAAGCTGCAGTATTTACCGCAAATCACCCTAAAGGGATTTTCAAGCTCGGTCCCATTGAAGATGTAAAAGGCAGCGAATTACCCCCAGCCTTTCTTTCATGGGGAAGCTTTCCTTGTCAAGATCTTTCATTAGCGGGTAATATGGGCGGTCTTTCAAAAAAGAGAAGCGGTTTGGTATGGGAATGGTTTCGTGTCATGGATGAAATGACTATCAAACCATCAATCGTTGTAGCAGAAAATGTAGTAGGGCTTATATCTATGTCAAATGGAGTCCACTATAGACAATTGCATGAGGCTTTCATTGAAAGAGGTTACAAAGTCGGCGCTGTAATTATTGATGCAAGCTACTGGGTTCCTCAATCGAGAAAAAGAGTTTTTGTAATTGCGGTAAATAAAAACATGGATACATCAGAATTCGAATCGATACACCCCATATGGTGTCATCCAGTATCTCTGCAAAATGCGGCAAAAAGTTTATCTAAATGGATTTGGTGGCGTATTCCACAACCATCATCTAGAAGTATAAACCTTGAAGATATAGTTGATTTGGACGCCTCTACATATGATGATCGAAGAAATACACAGATCCTAAATCTCATCCCGGAAAGACATAGAGAAAAAATAGAAATTGCTTATAGGAAGGGCCATTCGATCTTCCCCGGATATAAACGCATAAGAAATGGCCGCCAAGTCCTTGAATTGCGCTTTGACAGCACGGCAGGTTGCTTAAGAACGCCTCAGGGAGGAAGCAGTAGACAATTTTTGGTTATACGCCAAAATGGTTCATGGAAGACACGCCTTATTACTGTGAGAGAAGCAGCTAGGCTTATGGGAGTCCGAGATTCATATAAGATTCCCGGATCATATAACGATGGGTACCTCGCAATGGGAGATGCAGTTGCCGTACCCGTTACTCGTTACATCGCTCGTTACCTTCTCTCACCTCTAGCTTATAGTGCAGATACATAA
- a CDS encoding DUF4928 family protein, which translates to MKIYELLHKFALDNKMKGKGPLSVALVVTRHAKEHGLPIKSDELLTEQGGQVKNLGKARVQSILKDYDIERVLAQEGGRTSRGSIGKTKKYLEFLNDLHQKGEVDLAIVEQWWIERVKEYFAAKPFILNFDTYKSIRSVIHNLLDQAQKRQSESPGTTFVGTMLQHLVGAKLSLIMDKAVEHHGASVADESSKRDADFLIEDVAIHVTVFPTDALMQKCTKNLDKSLKPIIITINKGVASAEGYADQMGIRERIDVFEAEQFLAGNLYELGKFAQSGRRTTAEQLVSEYNRIIDMCETDPSLRIQVSQ; encoded by the coding sequence ATGAAGATATACGAATTGCTGCACAAATTTGCCTTGGACAATAAAATGAAGGGGAAAGGTCCGTTATCAGTGGCGTTAGTTGTCACCAGACATGCTAAAGAACATGGACTCCCAATAAAGTCAGATGAACTTCTAACTGAACAAGGTGGACAAGTTAAAAACTTGGGGAAAGCCAGAGTTCAGAGCATTCTCAAAGATTATGATATAGAACGAGTGCTGGCTCAAGAAGGTGGAAGAACCAGCCGAGGAAGCATCGGCAAAACGAAAAAATACTTGGAATTCTTGAATGACCTTCACCAGAAGGGAGAAGTAGATCTTGCAATTGTTGAACAATGGTGGATTGAGCGAGTTAAGGAATACTTCGCAGCGAAGCCATTCATTTTGAACTTTGACACATACAAATCAATTCGATCGGTAATTCATAATCTTTTAGATCAAGCACAGAAAAGGCAATCGGAGTCTCCTGGGACGACATTCGTTGGAACCATGCTTCAACATTTAGTTGGAGCCAAGTTAAGTTTGATCATGGATAAAGCAGTTGAGCATCATGGTGCTTCTGTTGCTGATGAATCATCGAAAAGGGATGCAGATTTTCTCATCGAAGACGTAGCAATTCATGTGACAGTTTTTCCAACGGACGCGTTAATGCAAAAGTGTACGAAAAACTTAGATAAAAGTTTAAAACCAATAATAATAACAATTAACAAAGGGGTAGCGTCAGCTGAAGGATACGCAGATCAGATGGGGATTAGAGAAAGGATAGATGTATTTGAAGCCGAGCAGTTTTTGGCTGGAAATCTTTACGAGCTTGGAAAATTTGCTCAGTCCGGCAGACGGACGACCGCCGAACAGTTGGTTAGTGAATATAATCGCATCATAGATATGTGTGAGACTGATCCGAGCCTTCGCATTCAGGTTTCACAATGA
- a CDS encoding VOC family protein: protein MSIRFAHASITARDLAKLAEFYGNVFDCAPALPEKSFSGDWLEKGTGVPGAAFRRVHLKFPGDDGEEAPILEIIEYEVSSDGSPHAPANSKGLRHIAFETETVQELKRRKELVLTHGGGKLGEITSRRIEGVGEVTFVYLTDPEGNIVELVNWQEPGPMPPVEE, encoded by the coding sequence ATGAGCATTCGATTTGCCCACGCAAGCATAACGGCCCGCGACCTCGCGAAGCTCGCCGAGTTTTACGGCAACGTTTTCGACTGTGCCCCGGCGCTCCCGGAGAAGAGCTTTTCCGGGGATTGGCTCGAAAAGGGGACGGGCGTTCCCGGTGCGGCTTTCAGGCGCGTACACCTGAAATTCCCCGGTGACGATGGCGAGGAGGCCCCGATACTCGAAATTATAGAGTACGAGGTTTCGTCCGACGGCTCGCCCCACGCGCCCGCCAACAGCAAGGGGCTGAGGCACATAGCCTTCGAGACGGAGACCGTCCAGGAGCTTAAGCGCCGGAAAGAGCTCGTGCTGACGCACGGCGGCGGCAAGCTCGGCGAGATAACGTCGCGGAGGATAGAGGGCGTGGGCGAGGTCACGTTCGTTTACCTTACCGACCCCGAGGGCAACATAGTCGAGCTCGTCAACTGGCAGGAGCCCGGCCCTATGCCGCCCGTGGAAGAATAA
- a CDS encoding tetratricopeptide repeat protein: protein MPSSKRGIFSFASSLLGGRKAGGGAPSAGELNAKAAGLLSAGDYRNALASFDAAIAADPEYYAAWIGRGKTLSALGRHEEAVAAYDEAVKHKPPHLKARDGGFEPYHLDKLAKLNRDAEKYGPTLYDFNAAWIGKAEALTALSRRAEAAEAYAEAARLSPESADAWVRTGDALYDTGNDEEAVKAYDKAIAADPRHHHSWTRKGDSFMRRADYYSALESYTRAVNILPEDHFGWYRLGSAYYGLGRFGDAADSFAYATGLSPAYRDALYMYAQSLAGMGRLEKAAEAYDKAIAADPSYVDAIIGKGVALSMLGREDEAFAAFDRAIKLRPDYYLAWIGKGDALYKIGKLRDAASAFDLALRLKPDERRAALKKGGALNELGEFEAAAEAYGAAIALDGGDPDAVTRQADALSGLGAHGKAVELYRQAIAMRPELQGAWRGEGLALLAMNKPSEAVEALDRAAGLKPDDPLTLTGIGDALFRLGKLEDAVGAYMRAAAVKAEHIPAWLGLGETFLRARKFDEAAYAFDRAASIDGSLARAWSGKAAALMKSGDVDGAAGAFGKAASLAPGDFDTNLGLAGALYGAGRYSDAVDAYDAAIKLSPVSPAAWYGRGASLLASDKYAPALEAFERALSFDPGDCAAHNAKGAALLGLERYDEALAAFGEATALNPENAAAWCNKAAALSSLHRYDDAIDACAEAVGLEGWWSAPRIRLAGIYLTLGDTENAYSIIRAAVDKIGASAELLSTRGKIELERQDYAAAAESFREAAAHDPGDPGHLLWQAYSRFLAFERPGTEDAAFRQNLLSVVALLEKAGNLAAEKEPAAEAPPLPWMMNGHETPAPASPSLRAKILHFTAYCYYRLKYYDNALAALAECAKEDKSGETRARRTLSNIWKNKLRPPFWRWWLSDPVSPWPKRIAFGALVLSLVTLLFIHPLVWRLIAPYEVNWTLYATLTFIVIAIILLPLFERTRDSEFEFRMRPDYTLRPVISTVSIEEHMRDKRRRDRLAAAERQRVQAPSPRKPR, encoded by the coding sequence ATGCCTTCATCCAAAAGGGGAATATTCTCGTTCGCGTCTTCGCTGCTCGGCGGCCGGAAGGCCGGGGGCGGAGCCCCGTCCGCGGGCGAATTGAACGCAAAGGCCGCGGGACTCCTCTCCGCCGGTGACTACCGGAACGCCCTCGCCTCCTTCGACGCGGCCATTGCGGCCGACCCGGAATACTACGCCGCGTGGATAGGCAGGGGGAAAACCCTCTCGGCCCTGGGACGCCACGAAGAGGCGGTTGCCGCGTACGACGAGGCCGTCAAACATAAGCCACCGCACCTTAAGGCGCGGGACGGCGGCTTCGAGCCGTATCACCTCGACAAGCTCGCAAAATTAAACAGGGATGCCGAAAAATACGGCCCTACCCTCTACGACTTCAATGCCGCATGGATCGGCAAGGCCGAGGCGCTCACCGCCCTCTCGCGGCGCGCCGAGGCTGCGGAAGCCTACGCCGAGGCCGCCCGGCTTTCCCCCGAATCCGCCGATGCGTGGGTCCGGACGGGCGACGCCCTTTACGATACGGGAAACGACGAAGAAGCCGTCAAGGCATACGACAAGGCCATCGCGGCCGACCCCCGCCACCATCACTCCTGGACGAGAAAGGGCGACTCCTTCATGCGCCGCGCCGACTATTATTCGGCCCTGGAGTCTTACACCCGCGCCGTTAACATTCTCCCCGAAGACCACTTCGGCTGGTACAGGCTCGGCTCCGCCTATTACGGCCTCGGCAGGTTCGGCGACGCCGCCGACTCGTTCGCCTACGCCACGGGGCTCTCGCCCGCCTACCGCGACGCGCTCTACATGTACGCCCAGTCGCTCGCCGGGATGGGCAGGCTCGAAAAAGCCGCCGAGGCGTACGACAAGGCCATAGCGGCCGACCCTTCGTACGTGGACGCGATAATCGGAAAGGGCGTTGCCCTGTCCATGCTCGGGCGGGAAGACGAAGCCTTCGCGGCCTTCGACAGGGCGATAAAGCTCCGCCCGGATTACTACCTCGCGTGGATAGGCAAAGGCGACGCACTTTATAAGATCGGCAAGCTCCGCGACGCCGCAAGCGCCTTCGACCTCGCGCTCAGGCTGAAGCCCGACGAGCGCCGCGCCGCGCTCAAAAAAGGCGGTGCGCTTAACGAGCTCGGGGAATTCGAGGCGGCGGCCGAGGCCTACGGCGCGGCGATAGCCCTCGACGGCGGAGACCCCGACGCCGTCACGAGACAGGCCGACGCACTCTCCGGCCTCGGGGCGCACGGCAAAGCCGTCGAGCTCTACAGGCAGGCCATCGCGATGCGGCCCGAGCTCCAGGGCGCGTGGCGGGGGGAAGGGCTGGCGCTCCTTGCAATGAACAAACCCTCCGAGGCCGTCGAGGCGCTCGACCGCGCGGCCGGGCTCAAGCCCGACGACCCGCTCACGTTGACGGGCATCGGCGACGCGCTCTTCCGGCTCGGGAAGCTCGAAGACGCCGTAGGGGCATATATGAGGGCGGCGGCGGTCAAGGCGGAGCACATCCCTGCCTGGCTCGGACTTGGCGAGACGTTCCTCCGCGCGCGGAAATTCGACGAGGCTGCATACGCCTTCGACAGGGCGGCGTCTATCGACGGCTCGCTCGCCCGGGCGTGGAGCGGCAAGGCCGCCGCGCTCATGAAATCGGGCGACGTCGATGGCGCGGCCGGGGCGTTCGGCAAGGCGGCGAGCCTCGCCCCCGGAGACTTCGACACGAACCTCGGGCTCGCGGGGGCGCTTTACGGCGCGGGCAGGTATTCCGATGCCGTGGACGCATACGACGCCGCGATAAAGCTCTCGCCCGTGAGTCCGGCGGCCTGGTACGGCCGTGGCGCGTCCCTCCTCGCCTCGGACAAGTACGCCCCCGCGCTCGAAGCCTTCGAGAGGGCGCTCTCTTTCGACCCCGGCGATTGCGCCGCGCACAACGCGAAGGGCGCTGCGCTCCTCGGGCTGGAAAGATACGACGAAGCGCTCGCGGCGTTCGGCGAGGCCACGGCGCTCAACCCCGAAAACGCCGCAGCGTGGTGCAACAAGGCCGCAGCCCTATCGAGCCTCCACCGCTACGACGACGCCATCGACGCCTGCGCCGAGGCCGTCGGCCTCGAAGGCTGGTGGAGCGCCCCGCGCATCCGTCTCGCGGGGATTTACCTCACGCTCGGCGACACAGAAAACGCGTACTCCATAATACGCGCCGCCGTCGACAAAATCGGCGCGAGCGCCGAGCTGCTTTCCACGCGCGGCAAGATAGAGCTCGAGCGCCAGGACTACGCCGCTGCCGCCGAGTCGTTCAGGGAAGCGGCAGCGCACGACCCCGGCGACCCGGGGCATCTCCTCTGGCAGGCGTACTCGCGGTTCCTCGCTTTCGAAAGGCCCGGCACGGAGGACGCCGCCTTCAGGCAGAACCTCCTGTCGGTCGTCGCGCTCCTCGAAAAGGCCGGGAACCTCGCCGCGGAAAAAGAGCCCGCCGCCGAGGCCCCCCCGCTGCCGTGGATGATGAACGGGCACGAAACGCCCGCGCCCGCTTCGCCTTCACTCCGGGCGAAGATACTCCACTTCACGGCCTACTGCTACTACAGGCTGAAGTACTACGACAACGCGCTGGCCGCGCTCGCCGAATGCGCGAAAGAGGACAAATCCGGCGAAACCCGCGCACGGCGAACGCTCTCGAACATCTGGAAGAACAAGCTGAGGCCGCCGTTCTGGAGGTGGTGGCTGTCGGACCCCGTGAGCCCGTGGCCGAAGAGGATAGCGTTCGGCGCGCTCGTCCTCTCGCTCGTCACGCTCCTCTTCATACACCCTCTCGTATGGCGGCTCATCGCCCCCTACGAAGTCAACTGGACACTCTACGCGACGCTCACATTCATCGTAATCGCCATCATCCTGCTGCCGCTCTTCGAGAGGACCCGCGACTCGGAATTCGAGTTCCGCATGAGGCCGGACTACACGTTAAGGCCCGTGATCTCCACCGTCAGCATCGAGGAGCACATGAGGGACAAACGGCGGCGCGACCGCCTCGCCGCAGCCGAAAGACAGCGGGTGCAGGCCCCCTCACCCCGAAAGCCGCGCTGA
- a CDS encoding Fic family protein codes for MPLTHEKLIGFDLLNKLQHGNKDYYFEKFVELNYIISEINSIDKFIKETPSFPGSTDKIIRSEMNMAIGSTLAIEGIHLSTEEIEESFRKASVNETLLRKEREAQNSKNVYDFIIDTVNLHTTDNKPFIFTESLIRHIHKLFTADLDYVGNAPGDYRGEYKATFGYPRREGICRNRAEVEQAMKLFIQWLNTPYKDLLSREPLVKAITAHFYLAEIHPFSDGNGRTARALEALILYLNGINRYCFWSLANFWSANRDEYIARLGEIRSNCDPLNFIEWGLRGYLQEVTRIKEKVLKKLKQIMLKDYTRFLLKNKKTEDIRINQRIVDIIDLLIDQGQPVPLEKFTSSPPVQALYKNVTTSTWYRDLAKMNDYSLIKISEKDDPKTTYVEPNFSVLELIRYNVK; via the coding sequence ATGCCACTAACACACGAAAAACTGATCGGATTCGACTTATTGAACAAACTTCAACACGGGAATAAAGACTATTACTTTGAGAAGTTTGTGGAGTTGAACTATATTATCTCGGAAATCAACAGCATCGATAAATTCATTAAAGAGACCCCCTCTTTTCCCGGCTCAACAGACAAAATCATCAGAAGCGAGATGAATATGGCCATCGGCTCGACGCTCGCTATCGAGGGTATACATCTCAGCACCGAAGAAATCGAGGAATCTTTTCGCAAAGCCTCGGTCAACGAAACGCTCCTCAGGAAAGAACGCGAAGCCCAGAACTCGAAAAACGTCTATGACTTTATAATCGATACAGTCAATTTGCATACAACGGATAATAAGCCTTTCATATTCACAGAAAGCTTAATCAGACATATACACAAGCTATTCACGGCTGATCTGGACTACGTCGGGAATGCGCCCGGTGACTACAGGGGAGAGTATAAAGCCACGTTCGGATATCCAAGACGTGAAGGGATATGCCGCAACAGGGCCGAAGTCGAGCAGGCCATGAAATTATTTATCCAATGGCTCAATACTCCGTATAAAGATTTACTTTCTCGAGAACCTCTGGTAAAGGCGATAACCGCACATTTCTACCTTGCTGAAATCCATCCCTTCTCAGACGGCAACGGACGCACCGCAAGGGCACTCGAAGCATTGATTTTATACCTTAACGGTATTAACAGATATTGCTTCTGGTCACTGGCGAATTTCTGGAGCGCTAACAGGGATGAGTACATAGCAAGGCTCGGGGAAATTCGTTCCAATTGCGACCCGCTCAATTTCATCGAATGGGGCCTCAGAGGCTATCTTCAGGAAGTTACAAGAATCAAAGAGAAAGTTCTTAAAAAGCTGAAGCAGATAATGCTGAAGGACTATACTCGATTCCTTCTAAAGAACAAGAAAACGGAAGACATACGAATTAACCAGCGAATAGTTGATATCATCGACCTGCTGATCGATCAAGGTCAACCAGTTCCGCTAGAGAAATTCACATCCAGCCCACCGGTCCAGGCACTTTACAAGAACGTTACTACGAGCACATGGTACAGGGATCTTGCAAAGATGAATGATTACTCATTAATCAAGATAAGTGAAAAGGATGATCCGAAAACTACATACGTCGAACCAAATTTCTCCGTACTCGAACTTATTAGATACAATGTAAAATGA
- a CDS encoding very short patch repair endonuclease, whose product MTDTFSKNKRSWIMSRVHSENTSPEIIVRSLTHCLGYRYRLHKKELPGKPDLVFPSRKKVIFVHGCFWHGHNCTRGNRRPKTNQVYWQMKIQRNKIRDQKHTQELLLLGWRTLTIWECQLKNPEDLKCILKSFLGSK is encoded by the coding sequence ATGACTGATACCTTCTCTAAAAACAAACGAAGCTGGATAATGAGTAGGGTACATAGTGAGAATACGTCTCCCGAAATTATTGTACGATCTCTCACACATTGCCTTGGCTATCGCTACAGACTCCACAAAAAAGAGCTACCAGGAAAACCTGATTTAGTCTTTCCGTCTCGAAAAAAAGTTATTTTTGTCCATGGTTGTTTTTGGCATGGTCATAATTGCACTAGAGGTAATCGTAGACCAAAAACAAATCAAGTTTATTGGCAAATGAAAATCCAACGAAATAAGATTAGAGATCAAAAACATACTCAAGAATTGCTGCTGTTAGGATGGCGAACTTTAACGATTTGGGAATGTCAATTAAAAAATCCTGAAGACCTTAAATGTATATTAAAATCGTTTCTCGGCTCTAAATAG
- a CDS encoding toll/interleukin-1 receptor domain-containing protein: MQHDVFISFSDSDREIAETLAEALEVEGLSATLGPAGARGKAGERAVYEDIDASGALLLIFSWNARGSRRLLREVERAVDEGTPVVSFHADKTPFDPELEYYIAPSHRISAQGASAGLAAGRLVETVKRLVPRGETAADRGSTAVDAGVFGRPDTGELHEFKKRLQREGDEPRPEVKRPEYSPPRKRPWTKIAISALAVLFILYALGEQFGYYSVGVMAGCVAAAGLLIGLARSRRRSPMFPALALTGGHLLWFAAGLVVLVLGTAGGKPAGLDGILLDAGIFAVFFLGLLLWPGVVSGVANAAMSVLFIYLGLNSIAGDWAPPEVASAVTLHALLYAATIIALVYGMVKVWWARG; the protein is encoded by the coding sequence TTGCAGCACGACGTATTCATAAGCTTTTCGGACAGCGACAGGGAGATTGCAGAGACGCTCGCGGAGGCGCTTGAAGTAGAGGGCCTTTCGGCGACGCTCGGCCCGGCCGGGGCGCGGGGGAAGGCCGGAGAAAGGGCGGTCTACGAGGATATCGACGCGAGCGGGGCGCTCCTCCTGATCTTTTCGTGGAACGCGCGCGGGTCGCGGCGGCTGCTCCGCGAGGTCGAGCGGGCGGTGGACGAAGGGACGCCCGTCGTTTCCTTCCACGCCGACAAGACGCCGTTCGACCCCGAGCTCGAATATTATATCGCGCCCTCGCACAGGATATCCGCGCAGGGGGCTTCGGCAGGGCTCGCGGCCGGGCGGCTCGTCGAGACTGTGAAGCGGCTCGTCCCTCGCGGCGAGACGGCGGCGGACAGGGGGAGCACGGCAGTCGATGCCGGTGTGTTCGGCAGGCCGGATACGGGCGAGCTCCACGAGTTCAAAAAGCGATTGCAAAGGGAGGGGGACGAGCCGCGCCCCGAGGTGAAGCGCCCGGAATATTCTCCCCCGCGCAAGAGGCCCTGGACGAAAATCGCGATATCGGCGCTGGCCGTGCTGTTTATCCTCTACGCACTGGGCGAGCAGTTCGGCTATTACTCGGTCGGCGTTATGGCGGGGTGCGTCGCGGCGGCGGGTTTGCTGATCGGCCTCGCCCGGAGCAGGCGGCGCTCGCCGATGTTTCCGGCGCTGGCTCTGACGGGCGGGCACTTGCTGTGGTTCGCGGCGGGGCTCGTGGTGCTCGTGCTGGGAACCGCCGGAGGGAAGCCCGCGGGCCTCGACGGCATCTTGCTCGACGCGGGCATATTCGCCGTGTTCTTTCTCGGGCTCCTGCTTTGGCCGGGCGTCGTTTCGGGCGTGGCGAACGCCGCGATGTCGGTGCTCTTCATCTACCTGGGGCTGAACTCGATCGCCGGCGACTGGGCGCCGCCCGAGGTCGCAAGCGCCGTCACGCTGCACGCGCTCCTTTACGCCGCGACGATAATCGCGCTCGTGTACGGGATGGTGAAGGTGTGGTGGGCGAGGGGTTAA
- a CDS encoding IPTL-CTERM sorting domain-containing protein — MKILSTLVFLAFLAAAPSLHAQLPDLPPEACLTEAVSGCQNPERMLVKWSEGTDAWPDQACNPFDSFGNCNTNACDQANAWAQYVCASNGYDVGIWTGRKQEGCGPGGPGGPVVDGTGAISMFCEGTIPCEPFVETECAPTDQTQVEIFCCDTGTAPPPVIETTIPTMSEWGMMLTAAVLAVIGFLAIRRRKVQA, encoded by the coding sequence ATGAAAATTTTGTCTACGTTGGTGTTTCTTGCTTTCCTTGCCGCTGCGCCGTCTCTCCACGCACAGCTCCCCGACCTGCCCCCCGAAGCCTGCCTGACGGAGGCCGTTTCCGGATGCCAGAACCCCGAGAGAATGCTCGTGAAATGGAGCGAAGGCACTGATGCGTGGCCCGACCAGGCCTGTAACCCGTTCGACAGCTTCGGAAACTGCAATACGAACGCCTGCGACCAGGCCAACGCCTGGGCGCAGTACGTCTGCGCGTCCAACGGCTACGACGTCGGCATCTGGACGGGAAGGAAGCAGGAGGGCTGCGGGCCCGGCGGGCCGGGCGGCCCCGTAGTGGACGGGACGGGCGCTATCAGCATGTTCTGCGAGGGAACTATCCCGTGCGAGCCGTTTGTCGAAACAGAGTGCGCCCCCACCGACCAGACCCAGGTCGAGATATTCTGCTGCGATACAGGCACGGCTCCCCCGCCCGTAATAGAGACGACTATCCCGACGATGTCCGAATGGGGAATGATGCTGACTGCCGCGGTCCTGGCCGTAATCGGCTTCCTGGCCATACGCAGAAGGAAAGTGCAGGCCTAA
- a CDS encoding D-alanyl-D-alanine carboxypeptidase, with protein sequence MKKPGFIFTLLILVAAAFGASGGCGDNNKSGSEIPPDVQAVFDKPLYDGAAWGLRVEDRDTGEVLIDLRPDYNFFIGSVRKVFSVGELINEVGAGHTTTTPIHVQGAIDPDGVLDGDLILVATGDLTMGGRTLPDGRIAITNFDHNEADSLGNAVLSTPNPIRGYINLAEQVAAAGITRVTGDVVIDDRLFVPFPFRNEGNFAIRPIFINDDCVDLTIDPTTAGNPASVEWRPVSAALDVQSTIETTAPGTEFDVELDPEFPACIGTPGCTGEVSGDLPVDFVPPLTNAFPLIRTFRIVEPQNYARTVLIEQLEAAGVEVDAPTVADNPVGLLPPKDSYSDDTIVASLVSLTEAQHAKFVLKVSYNIGADTSLLLWGVARGVDSMNDALAAERESLVNVHGIPGNEFFFVDGSGGGDTTAQNRAVTKWLRIMTGQTDFAAFYDALPILGVDGSLGFVTDFQSDPTLAGATGQVRAKTGTYAAGDESGLVIKGQAFGGYINAKSGRNLIYQLVVNEVPITEFDQLLDIFQDEGTISAILWRDF encoded by the coding sequence ATGAAAAAACCGGGGTTCATATTCACATTACTGATTCTCGTCGCCGCGGCGTTCGGCGCATCGGGAGGCTGCGGCGATAACAACAAGAGCGGCTCGGAAATACCGCCGGACGTACAGGCGGTATTCGACAAGCCGCTTTACGACGGCGCGGCGTGGGGCCTCCGCGTCGAAGACCGGGACACGGGCGAAGTGCTCATCGACCTCAGGCCCGATTACAACTTCTTCATAGGCTCGGTCCGCAAGGTATTCTCCGTGGGCGAGCTCATCAACGAAGTCGGCGCGGGGCACACGACCACGACGCCCATCCACGTTCAGGGAGCTATCGACCCCGACGGCGTCCTCGACGGCGATCTGATACTCGTCGCGACCGGCGACCTCACGATGGGCGGCAGGACACTCCCCGACGGCCGGATAGCGATTACCAATTTCGACCACAACGAGGCCGATTCGCTAGGCAACGCCGTGCTCTCCACGCCCAACCCGATCCGGGGATACATAAACCTGGCGGAGCAGGTTGCGGCCGCGGGCATCACGCGCGTAACGGGCGACGTCGTAATAGACGACAGGCTCTTCGTCCCCTTCCCCTTCAGGAACGAGGGCAACTTCGCGATAAGGCCGATATTCATTAACGACGACTGCGTAGACCTCACCATCGACCCGACGACCGCCGGCAACCCGGCATCCGTCGAATGGCGCCCGGTATCCGCCGCGCTCGATGTCCAGTCCACTATCGAGACCACAGCGCCAGGCACCGAATTCGACGTCGAGCTCGATCCCGAGTTCCCCGCCTGCATAGGCACGCCGGGATGCACGGGCGAAGTATCCGGCGATCTTCCGGTGGATTTCGTGCCGCCGCTCACGAACGCCTTCCCGCTCATCCGCACGTTCCGCATAGTAGAGCCGCAGAACTACGCACGCACGGTGCTCATCGAGCAGCTCGAAGCCGCCGGCGTCGAGGTGGACGCCCCGACGGTCGCCGACAACCCCGTCGGCCTTCTTCCCCCGAAGGACTCCTACTCGGACGACACCATAGTCGCGTCGCTCGTATCGCTCACCGAGGCCCAGCACGCGAAATTCGTGCTCAAGGTCAGCTACAACATCGGCGCGGACACGAGCCTCCTTCTGTGGGGAGTAGCCAGGGGAGTCGATAGCATGAACGACGCCCTCGCGGCCGAAAGAGAGTCGCTCGTCAACGTGCACGGCATACCCGGCAACGAGTTCTTCTTCGTCGACGGCTCGGGCGGCGGCGACACCACAGCGCAGAACCGCGCCGTTACGAAATGGCTCCGCATAATGACCGGGCAGACCGACTTCGCGGCCTTCTACGATGCGCTGCCCATACTCGGCGTAGACGGCTCGCTCGGCTTCGTGACGGACTTCCAGTCCGACCCGACACTGGCCGGCGCCACGGGACAGGTCCGCGCCAAGACGGGCACGTACGCCGCGGGCGACGAATCGGGACTCGTCATCAAGGGCCAGGCCTTCGGCGGATACATAAACGCAAAGAGCGGCAGGAATCTCATATACCAGCTCGTCGTCAACGAAGTGCCGATAACCGAATTCGATCAGCTTCTCGACATATTCCAGGACGAGGGCACGATATCCGCGATACTCTGGCGCGACTTTTAG